Proteins co-encoded in one Hemibagrus wyckioides isolate EC202008001 linkage group LG26, SWU_Hwy_1.0, whole genome shotgun sequence genomic window:
- the raph1b gene encoding ras-associated and pleckstrin homology domains-containing protein 1b isoform X4, producing MEQVSDDELDHAAEEDSDKEDQDLDKMFGAWLGELDKLTQSLDDGRQPGKVQKAPLREETNLANFSYRFSMYNINEAINQGEPVDLDALMADLCSIEQELSTIGKPSSSSSSSSSSFSSSSSSKSRQRATQGRSASTRHAGGSSGGSACSSSHASPAGTVRVGGGQSRPMASNFSLDDITAQLERASRSMDEAARQTSESSVSNSQLRRAGSVGGASDQEARSVSRSSHSSVTSVSASSMDSLDIRGQESEAQNQTSTEHASLRRVNGNAARRHLDFSSREGEVDQCTHSYLDRETSLILKSIAGKPSHLLTKEEQAAKAKAEKIRVALEKIKEAQVKKLVIRVHMSDESSKTMMVDERQSVRQVLDSLLDKSHCGYSPDWALVETITELQMERIFEDHENLVENLLNWTRDSQNKLMFIERIEKYALFKNPQNYLLGRKETSEMADRNKEALLEECFCGGSVSVPEIEGVLWLKDDGKKSWKKRYFLLRASGIYFVPKGKAKASKDLVCFLQLDHVNVYYGQDYRSKYKAPTDYCLALKHPQIQKKSQYIKYLCCDDIRTLHQWVNGIRIAKYGKQLYLNYQEAMKRTEAAYDWSSLSSSSIKSGTSSVSNPESQSNHSSQTDSGVSDGTSSTHARSQSVVSSIFSEAWKRGTQMEESTRTRPESTRSSHSIHSVHSGHSSHAHFNTLHLAQQQQHTSASVHLQQQVQPQSNSVPHPHAQSASHPCGSMTQASVQAPTQPAPVQPLPSPAPPQPAPAPPKLSPVVPQPSPVLSQQCPSPSKLSPVLPLPSPVLPQTLPAPQPPPPPPPPPPPPPVCFHHYSGPHIFAKYSTINRLKNASQASKPHPQAQQVLPVPSSQPLKPLMNNIPPGANVPPPPPPPPPAPMPAPGSAMAVLKLGPPSPATVSLFSPPPPPSPPLPSPPPASIKSQPLPPPPPIMTQSQPLPPPPPQVSIQSHPLPPPPPPAPTQAHSFPPPPAPTQAHSFPPPPPPAPTQAHSFPPPPPPAPTQAHSFPPPPPPAPVQSHFFPPPPPPATIQSHAFPPPPASIQCQPLPPPPPPAPIQSHPLPPPPVSIQSKLFPPPPPPAPLQSEGFPPPPPPLQANSLPPPPPLQPAPHPLTSNGLKHVLAQRFPSIPKDVSPPGSQTQSPPPPPPPPPPPPPTPPAPPLPPQQPFAPAPPPPPPPPPPPPSAPGPPRALPKTFFGGFPPQTAPKPSGVSMQVSPVAPLLPGPPTPPPPPPPPPPPAPVKTHPPATLPKQQSITKTMPPLNQTSTTSSLVKQIASQFPGAVPIVANHVEGHKPLLSAPAVKTKPKWQPGGQVQQQQRSPEFPPPPPDTTLTFPPPPAPCPPPPPPPGPAPPPPPPLPPAQLSSPVKASSGSYGGIKKPPPTPLRNSSVKFNSSDEYQESRRNLVSKFSPSSVSAGPVSSGSPSKDSYAGPPAPPKPGKLNFANLPLALQNRAPQK from the exons atggagCAGGTATCGGACGATGAGCTGGACCATGCTGCGGAGGAGGACAGCGATAAGGAGGATCAGGACCTGGACAAGATGTTTGGAGCCTGGCTAGGAGAGCTGGACAAACTCACACAG AGCTTGGATGATGGACGTCAACCAGGAAAAGTTCAGAAAGCTCCTCTCAGAGAAGAGACCAACCTGGCCAACTTCTCCTACCGATTCTCCATGTACAACATCAAcg AAGCCATAAACCAGGGTGAGCCGGTGGACCTGGACGCCCTCATGGCCGACTTGTGCTCCATCGAACAGGAGCTCAGCACCATCGGCAagccttcctcctcctcctcctcttcctcctcgtctttctcttcctcctcttcctcgaAGTCTCGCCAGCGGGCTACACAAGGGCGTTCGGCCAGCACCCGTCATGCCGGAGGGAGCAGTGGGGGGAGCGCGTGCAGCAGCAGCCACGCCTCACCAGCAGGTACAGTACGAGTGGGAGGCGGCCAGAGCCGACCGATGGCCTCCAACTTCTCTCTGGACGACATCACGGCCCAGCTGGAGCGGGCATCGCGGAGCATGGACGAAGCCGCTCGTCAGACCTCGGAGTCTTCCGTGAGCAACTCTCAGCTCAGGCGCGCGGGCTCGGTGGGCGGGGCCAGCGACCAGGAGGCGCGCTCTGTCAGCCGCTCATCTCACTCCAGCGTCACCTCCGTCTCCGCCTCCAGCATGGACTCGCTGGACATAAGGGGGCAGGAGAGTGAGGCGCAGAACCAAACGAGCACAGAG CATGCCTCACTGAGAAGAGTCAATGGTAACGCTGCCAGACGGCACCTAGACTTCTCCTCCCGCGAGGGGGAAGTGGATCAGTgcact CACTCCTACCTGGACAGGGAGACCTCTCTGATTCTCAAAAGCATTGCAGGAAAGCCCTCTCACCTGCTGACCAAG GAGGAGCAGGCTGCCAAAGCAAAGGCGGAAAAAATTCGTGTGGCTCTGGAGAAAATTAAGGAAGCACAGGTCAAAAAG CTGGTGATCCGTGTGCACATGTCAGACGAGAGCTCGAAGACGATGATGGTGGATGAGCGGCAGAGCGTGAGGCAGGTGCTGGACAGCCTGCTGGATAAGTCCCACTGCGGATACAGTCCCGACTGGGCTCTGGTGGAGACCATTACCGAACTACAGATGG AGCGTATATTTGAGGACCACGAGAACCTGGTGGAGAACCTGCTTAACTGGACCAGAGACAGCCAGAACAAGCTCATGTTCATCGAGCGTATTGAGAAGTACGCACTCTTCAAGAACCCGCAG AACTACCTACTGGGAAGAAAAGAGACATCGGAGATGGCTGATAGAAACAAGGAGGCACTGCtggag GAATGTTTCTGTGGTGGCTCGGTATCAGTGCCCGAGATCGAAGGAGTGCTCTGGCTGAAGGATGATGGGAAAAAGTCCTGGAAGAAGCGCTACTTCTTACTACGCGCGTCTGGGATTTACTTTGTGCCTAAGGGCAAagccaag GCCTCTAAAGACTTGGTGTGCTTCCTGCAACTGGATCATGTGAATGTTTATTATGGACAAGACTACCGGAGCAAGTATAAAGCCCCTACTGACTACTGCCTCGCCCttaag CATCCTCAGATTCAGAAGAAGTCGCAATACATCAAGTATCTGTGCTGCGATGATATCAGAACCCTGCACCAGTGGGTCAACGGGATCCGCATTGCTAAG TACGGGAAACAGCTGTACCTGAACTATCAGGAAGCTATGAAGCGCACCGAGGCCGCCTACGACTGGTCTTCTCTATCCAGCTCCAGCATCAAGTCTGGCACCAGCTCAGTCAGCAACCCTG AGTCGCAGTCCAACCACTCCAGTCAGACGGACAGCGGGGTGTCAGATGGCACCTCGTCCACGCATGCCCGCTCACAGAGCGTGGTCAGCTCCATCTTCTCTGAAGCCTGGAAGAGAGGCACGCAGATGGAGGAGAGTACCAGG ACAAGACCAGAGTCAACACGCTCAAGCCACTCTATCCACAGTGTCCATAGTGGCCACTCCAGCCATGCTCACTTCAACACTCTCCATTtggcacagcagcagcagcatacATCTGCCTCAGTACATTTACAGCAGCAAGTGCAGCCTCAGTCAAATTCAGTGCCACACCCACATGCACAGTCAGCCTCACATCCTTGTGGTAGCATGACTCAAGCATCAGTTCAGGCTCCTACCCAGCCTGCTCCAGTTCAACCCCTGCCATCTCCAGCTCCTCCTCAGCCCGCTCCGGCTCCACCCAAGCTCTCTCCAGTGGTACCCCAGCCCTCTCCAGTTCTGTCCCAGCAATGTCCTTCTCCATCCAAGCTTTCTCCAGTTTTGCCCCTGCCCTCTCCAGTTCTGCCCCAAACCTTGCCAGCTCCtcaaccaccaccaccgccaccacctccaccaccccCTCCTCCTGTCTGTTTCCATCATTACTCAGGTCCTCATATATTTGCCAAATATAGCACCATCAACCGCCTGAAGAATGCCTCTCAGGCTTCTAAGCCACACCCCCAAGCACAGCAGGTGCTTCCAGTACCATCCTCTCAGCCTTTGAAGCCTCTCATGAACAATATTCCACCAGGAGCAAATGTcccacccccaccacctcctcctccaccagcaCCCATGCCTGCTCCAGGTTCAGCCATGGCTGTCTTGAAACTTGGCCCCCCAAGCCCAGCCACTGTGTCTCTGTTCtccccaccacccccaccatcccCACCACTGCCATCTCCACCTCCAGCATCCATCAAATCCCAACCTcttccacctccacctccaatAATGACCCAGTCCCAACCtctaccaccacctccacctcaaGTATCCATCCAGTCTCACCCTCTTcccccacctccacctccagcaCCTACGCAGGCTCACTCTTTTCCTCCACCTCCAGCACCTACGCAGGCTCACTCttttcctccacctccacctccagcaCCTACGCAGGCCCACTCttttcctccacctccacctccagcaCCTACGCAGGCCCACTCttttcctccacctccacctccagcaCCTGTCCAATCCCACTTTTTCCCgccacctccacctccagcaACTATCCAGTCTCATGCTTTCCCCCCACCTCCAGCATCTATCCAGTGTCAAcctttaccaccaccaccacctccagcACCTATTCAATCCCAccctcttcctccacctccaGTATCTATCCAGTCCAAGCTttttcctccacctccaccaccagccCCCTTGCAGTCTGAGGGTtttccacctcctccacctccactgcAAGCCAACAGCCTGCCTCCGCCACCCCCACTTCAACCAGCCCCACATCCATTAACATCTAATGGACTCAAACACGTTCTGGCCCAGAGGTTCCCTAGCATACCCAAGGATGTGTCTCCACCAGGCAGTCAAACTCAGTCACCGCCAccccctccacctcctccaccaccaccaccccccacTCCTCCTGCCCCTCCTCTCCCACCTCAGCAGCCTTTTGCTCCAGCGCCACCTccccctccaccacctccacctccccCACCATCTGCCCCAGGGCCACCTCGGGCATTGCCCAAAACTTTCTTTGGAGGATTTCCACCTCAAACTGCACCAAAACCATCAGGCGTCTCCATGCAGGTGTCTCCAGTTGCTCCTCTTCTTCCAGGTCCTCcaacacctcctcctccaccaccacctccacctcctcctgcaCCAGTTAAAACCCATCCACCAGCTACACTACCCAAGCAGCAGAGCATCACCAAGACGATGCCTCCTTTAAACCAGACCTCCACTACATCATCTTTGGTCAAACAGATTGCCAGCCAGTTTCCGGGTGCTGTTCCCATAGTGGCCAACCATGTAGAGGGTCACAAACCCCTGCTATCCGCACCTGCAGTTAAGACTAAACCAAAATGGCAACCTGGAGGACAAGTTCAGCAACAGCAGCGTTCACCTGAGtttccaccaccacctccagaTACTACACTCACTttcccaccaccaccagccccatgtccacctcctccacctcccccAGGTCCagcacctccacctccacctccactgcCCCCTGCACAGTTAAGTTCCCCAGTGAAGGCTTCCTCTGGATCCTATGGTGGGATCAAAAAGCCTCCGCCAACCCCTCTACGCAACTCCAGTGTCAAGTTCAACTCTTCAGATGAATACCAGGAGTCCCGTCGAAATCTAGTGAGCAAGTTCAGCCCCAGCTCAGTGTCTGCTGGTCCAGTATCTTCTGGGTCTCCTTCCAAGGACTCTTATGCTGGACCACCTGCACCACCTAAACCTGGCAAGCTGAACTTTGCCAACCTACCACTGGCTTTGCAGAACAGA GCACCCCAAAAGTAG
- the raph1b gene encoding ras-associated and pleckstrin homology domains-containing protein 1b isoform X3, with product MEQVSDDELDHAAEEDSDKEDQDLDKMFGAWLGELDKLTQSLDDGRQPGKVQKAPLREETNLANFSYRFSMYNINEAINQGEPVDLDALMADLCSIEQELSTIGKPSSSSSSSSSSFSSSSSSKSRQRATQGRSASTRHAGGSSGGSACSSSHASPAGTVRVGGGQSRPMASNFSLDDITAQLERASRSMDEAARQTSESSVSNSQLRRAGSVGGASDQEARSVSRSSHSSVTSVSASSMDSLDIRGQESEAQNQTSTEEEQAAKAKAEKIRVALEKIKEAQVKKLVIRVHMSDESSKTMMVDERQSVRQVLDSLLDKSHCGYSPDWALVETITELQMERIFEDHENLVENLLNWTRDSQNKLMFIERIEKYALFKNPQNYLLGRKETSEMADRNKEALLEECFCGGSVSVPEIEGVLWLKDDGKKSWKKRYFLLRASGIYFVPKGKAKASKDLVCFLQLDHVNVYYGQDYRSKYKAPTDYCLALKHPQIQKKSQYIKYLCCDDIRTLHQWVNGIRIAKYGKQLYLNYQEAMKRTEAAYDWSSLSSSSIKSGTSSVSNPESQSNHSSQTDSGVSDGTSSTHARSQSVVSSIFSEAWKRGTQMEESTRTRPESTRSSHSIHSVHSGHSSHAHFNTLHLAQQQQHTSASVHLQQQVQPQSNSVPHPHAQSASHPCGSMTQASVQAPTQPAPVQPLPSPAPPQPAPAPPKLSPVVPQPSPVLSQQCPSPSKLSPVLPLPSPVLPQTLPAPQPPPPPPPPPPPPPVCFHHYSGPHIFAKYSTINRLKNASQASKPHPQAQQVLPVPSSQPLKPLMNNIPPGANVPPPPPPPPPAPMPAPGSAMAVLKLGPPSPATVSLFSPPPPPSPPLPSPPPASIKSQPLPPPPPIMTQSQPLPPPPPQVSIQSHPLPPPPPPAPTQAHSFPPPPAPTQAHSFPPPPPPAPTQAHSFPPPPPPAPTQAHSFPPPPPPAPVQSHFFPPPPPPATIQSHAFPPPPASIQCQPLPPPPPPAPIQSHPLPPPPVSIQSKLFPPPPPPAPLQSEGFPPPPPPLQANSLPPPPPLQPAPHPLTSNGLKHVLAQRFPSIPKDVSPPGSQTQSPPPPPPPPPPPPPTPPAPPLPPQQPFAPAPPPPPPPPPPPPSAPGPPRALPKTFFGGFPPQTAPKPSGVSMQVSPVAPLLPGPPTPPPPPPPPPPPAPVKTHPPATLPKQQSITKTMPPLNQTSTTSSLVKQIASQFPGAVPIVANHVEGHKPLLSAPAVKTKPKWQPGGQVQQQQRSPEFPPPPPDTTLTFPPPPAPCPPPPPPPGPAPPPPPPLPPAQLSSPVKASSGSYGGIKKPPPTPLRNSSVKFNSSDEYQESRRNLVSKFSPSSVSAGPVSSGSPSKDSYAGPPAPPKPGKLNFANLPLALQNRVSQNQQTNTHFSSHAPTENNSFPPPPPPPPPPPPPPNISNLPPPPPLPGTPKVAVVNPQPQPAWSKNSLKKTAPATSIRRNNTPEPPPPPLQGGPAPPTSPKGSSQPNFLEDLHRTLKRKSLRNSAAKVDPVATMDDMVLPPPPPELLDQQRLSGSGYMSNNISGYATIRRGPPPAPPKRDNSTKLTN from the exons atggagCAGGTATCGGACGATGAGCTGGACCATGCTGCGGAGGAGGACAGCGATAAGGAGGATCAGGACCTGGACAAGATGTTTGGAGCCTGGCTAGGAGAGCTGGACAAACTCACACAG AGCTTGGATGATGGACGTCAACCAGGAAAAGTTCAGAAAGCTCCTCTCAGAGAAGAGACCAACCTGGCCAACTTCTCCTACCGATTCTCCATGTACAACATCAAcg AAGCCATAAACCAGGGTGAGCCGGTGGACCTGGACGCCCTCATGGCCGACTTGTGCTCCATCGAACAGGAGCTCAGCACCATCGGCAagccttcctcctcctcctcctcttcctcctcgtctttctcttcctcctcttcctcgaAGTCTCGCCAGCGGGCTACACAAGGGCGTTCGGCCAGCACCCGTCATGCCGGAGGGAGCAGTGGGGGGAGCGCGTGCAGCAGCAGCCACGCCTCACCAGCAGGTACAGTACGAGTGGGAGGCGGCCAGAGCCGACCGATGGCCTCCAACTTCTCTCTGGACGACATCACGGCCCAGCTGGAGCGGGCATCGCGGAGCATGGACGAAGCCGCTCGTCAGACCTCGGAGTCTTCCGTGAGCAACTCTCAGCTCAGGCGCGCGGGCTCGGTGGGCGGGGCCAGCGACCAGGAGGCGCGCTCTGTCAGCCGCTCATCTCACTCCAGCGTCACCTCCGTCTCCGCCTCCAGCATGGACTCGCTGGACATAAGGGGGCAGGAGAGTGAGGCGCAGAACCAAACGAGCACAGAG GAGGAGCAGGCTGCCAAAGCAAAGGCGGAAAAAATTCGTGTGGCTCTGGAGAAAATTAAGGAAGCACAGGTCAAAAAG CTGGTGATCCGTGTGCACATGTCAGACGAGAGCTCGAAGACGATGATGGTGGATGAGCGGCAGAGCGTGAGGCAGGTGCTGGACAGCCTGCTGGATAAGTCCCACTGCGGATACAGTCCCGACTGGGCTCTGGTGGAGACCATTACCGAACTACAGATGG AGCGTATATTTGAGGACCACGAGAACCTGGTGGAGAACCTGCTTAACTGGACCAGAGACAGCCAGAACAAGCTCATGTTCATCGAGCGTATTGAGAAGTACGCACTCTTCAAGAACCCGCAG AACTACCTACTGGGAAGAAAAGAGACATCGGAGATGGCTGATAGAAACAAGGAGGCACTGCtggag GAATGTTTCTGTGGTGGCTCGGTATCAGTGCCCGAGATCGAAGGAGTGCTCTGGCTGAAGGATGATGGGAAAAAGTCCTGGAAGAAGCGCTACTTCTTACTACGCGCGTCTGGGATTTACTTTGTGCCTAAGGGCAAagccaag GCCTCTAAAGACTTGGTGTGCTTCCTGCAACTGGATCATGTGAATGTTTATTATGGACAAGACTACCGGAGCAAGTATAAAGCCCCTACTGACTACTGCCTCGCCCttaag CATCCTCAGATTCAGAAGAAGTCGCAATACATCAAGTATCTGTGCTGCGATGATATCAGAACCCTGCACCAGTGGGTCAACGGGATCCGCATTGCTAAG TACGGGAAACAGCTGTACCTGAACTATCAGGAAGCTATGAAGCGCACCGAGGCCGCCTACGACTGGTCTTCTCTATCCAGCTCCAGCATCAAGTCTGGCACCAGCTCAGTCAGCAACCCTG AGTCGCAGTCCAACCACTCCAGTCAGACGGACAGCGGGGTGTCAGATGGCACCTCGTCCACGCATGCCCGCTCACAGAGCGTGGTCAGCTCCATCTTCTCTGAAGCCTGGAAGAGAGGCACGCAGATGGAGGAGAGTACCAGG ACAAGACCAGAGTCAACACGCTCAAGCCACTCTATCCACAGTGTCCATAGTGGCCACTCCAGCCATGCTCACTTCAACACTCTCCATTtggcacagcagcagcagcatacATCTGCCTCAGTACATTTACAGCAGCAAGTGCAGCCTCAGTCAAATTCAGTGCCACACCCACATGCACAGTCAGCCTCACATCCTTGTGGTAGCATGACTCAAGCATCAGTTCAGGCTCCTACCCAGCCTGCTCCAGTTCAACCCCTGCCATCTCCAGCTCCTCCTCAGCCCGCTCCGGCTCCACCCAAGCTCTCTCCAGTGGTACCCCAGCCCTCTCCAGTTCTGTCCCAGCAATGTCCTTCTCCATCCAAGCTTTCTCCAGTTTTGCCCCTGCCCTCTCCAGTTCTGCCCCAAACCTTGCCAGCTCCtcaaccaccaccaccgccaccacctccaccaccccCTCCTCCTGTCTGTTTCCATCATTACTCAGGTCCTCATATATTTGCCAAATATAGCACCATCAACCGCCTGAAGAATGCCTCTCAGGCTTCTAAGCCACACCCCCAAGCACAGCAGGTGCTTCCAGTACCATCCTCTCAGCCTTTGAAGCCTCTCATGAACAATATTCCACCAGGAGCAAATGTcccacccccaccacctcctcctccaccagcaCCCATGCCTGCTCCAGGTTCAGCCATGGCTGTCTTGAAACTTGGCCCCCCAAGCCCAGCCACTGTGTCTCTGTTCtccccaccacccccaccatcccCACCACTGCCATCTCCACCTCCAGCATCCATCAAATCCCAACCTcttccacctccacctccaatAATGACCCAGTCCCAACCtctaccaccacctccacctcaaGTATCCATCCAGTCTCACCCTCTTcccccacctccacctccagcaCCTACGCAGGCTCACTCTTTTCCTCCACCTCCAGCACCTACGCAGGCTCACTCttttcctccacctccacctccagcaCCTACGCAGGCCCACTCttttcctccacctccacctccagcaCCTACGCAGGCCCACTCttttcctccacctccacctccagcaCCTGTCCAATCCCACTTTTTCCCgccacctccacctccagcaACTATCCAGTCTCATGCTTTCCCCCCACCTCCAGCATCTATCCAGTGTCAAcctttaccaccaccaccacctccagcACCTATTCAATCCCAccctcttcctccacctccaGTATCTATCCAGTCCAAGCTttttcctccacctccaccaccagccCCCTTGCAGTCTGAGGGTtttccacctcctccacctccactgcAAGCCAACAGCCTGCCTCCGCCACCCCCACTTCAACCAGCCCCACATCCATTAACATCTAATGGACTCAAACACGTTCTGGCCCAGAGGTTCCCTAGCATACCCAAGGATGTGTCTCCACCAGGCAGTCAAACTCAGTCACCGCCAccccctccacctcctccaccaccaccaccccccacTCCTCCTGCCCCTCCTCTCCCACCTCAGCAGCCTTTTGCTCCAGCGCCACCTccccctccaccacctccacctccccCACCATCTGCCCCAGGGCCACCTCGGGCATTGCCCAAAACTTTCTTTGGAGGATTTCCACCTCAAACTGCACCAAAACCATCAGGCGTCTCCATGCAGGTGTCTCCAGTTGCTCCTCTTCTTCCAGGTCCTCcaacacctcctcctccaccaccacctccacctcctcctgcaCCAGTTAAAACCCATCCACCAGCTACACTACCCAAGCAGCAGAGCATCACCAAGACGATGCCTCCTTTAAACCAGACCTCCACTACATCATCTTTGGTCAAACAGATTGCCAGCCAGTTTCCGGGTGCTGTTCCCATAGTGGCCAACCATGTAGAGGGTCACAAACCCCTGCTATCCGCACCTGCAGTTAAGACTAAACCAAAATGGCAACCTGGAGGACAAGTTCAGCAACAGCAGCGTTCACCTGAGtttccaccaccacctccagaTACTACACTCACTttcccaccaccaccagccccatgtccacctcctccacctcccccAGGTCCagcacctccacctccacctccactgcCCCCTGCACAGTTAAGTTCCCCAGTGAAGGCTTCCTCTGGATCCTATGGTGGGATCAAAAAGCCTCCGCCAACCCCTCTACGCAACTCCAGTGTCAAGTTCAACTCTTCAGATGAATACCAGGAGTCCCGTCGAAATCTAGTGAGCAAGTTCAGCCCCAGCTCAGTGTCTGCTGGTCCAGTATCTTCTGGGTCTCCTTCCAAGGACTCTTATGCTGGACCACCTGCACCACCTAAACCTGGCAAGCTGAACTTTGCCAACCTACCACTGGCTTTGCAGAACAGAGTAAGTCAAAATCAGCAGACCAACACACATTTTTCCTCTCATGCCCCAACTGAGAATAACAGTtttcctcctccccctcctcctcctcctcctcctcctccacctccaaaCATATCTAATctcccacctccaccaccactaccaGGCACCCCAAAAGTAGCTGTGGTGAACCCCCAGCCCCAGCCTGCTTGGAGCAAGAATTCCCTGAAGAAGACGGCACCTGCTACATCTATACGGCGCAACAATACTCCTGAGCCTCCACCCCCACCTCTGCAGGGAGGGCCAGCACCTCCGACTTCCCCAAAGGGAAGTTCTCAGCCAAACTTTCTAGAGGACTTGCACCGGACACTGAAGCGCAAATCTTTGCGAAACTCTGCAGCCAAGGTGGACCCTGTGGCCACCATGGATGACATGGTATtgcctccacctcctccagAGCTTCTTGACCAGCAGAGACTTAGTGGGAGTGGGTATATGTCCAACAACATCTCTGGCTATGCAACAATAAGGCGAGGCCCACCTCCTGCCCCACCTAAACGGGACAACAGCACCAAACTGACAAACTGA